A segment of the Desulfurococcus mucosus DSM 2162 genome:
TAAGAGGAGGAGCTCGTGTAGGGGGCTATACCTTATGGCATCGCTCACCCTTTCAATCTCCCTGCTTAACCTGGATATGGCTTTCCTCACGTGTTCCACTGTGAGCCTTCTAGCCCCCTCCCTTTCAGCTATGTCGCCGGCTACTAGGAGCGTTGTCAACGCGTGGCGAGCGTTTCCCTCACCATTCTTGTCGACTCCCTCGTATTCAGCGATGAATTCAAGGGCTTCCTCATCGTATGCGTCATCTTGGAATGCAAGCCTCGCCCGGTACCTTAGGATACCGAGTAGCTGGCTCGAAGAATATGGTTGCAGCCTCACCACGTGTCTATCCAAGTAGGACTCTGTGACAGGGTCGAAGAAACCCGTTGTACTGGTGTTGGCTGAGATGAATACTAGGTTCAAGCGCCTTGATCCATCACCGGCTTCATGCATTCTCGCAATAAAGTACACTGATTCCCTGCCCACCACGCTGGCGAAGTAGTGGAAGTCGTCGAGAACCATGATGGCATACCTGTCGTTCTCTTCGAGGAACGATAGAATCATATCCACAATCTCCCTGGGTGAAAAACCCCTCGAGGGAGTGGTTAAACCGAGTTGTGAGGCTGCATCGTGGACTATGCTGAATAACGTTCTACTCCTATAGCAGTTTACATGTATGTAGTCTAGTGAAACCCCTCTCTCCCTCGCTACATGGGTGAAGCCCGTGGCAAACATTCTCACAAGAGTTGTCTTACCCGTACCCAGTCCACCTGTTACGAGGACGCGTTGCGCAATTGAGCCTGGATCCGTCACCAAGTGCCTGAAATAGGAGGCCAGGGACCGGAGCTCCTCATCACGGTAGGGTAGCGCGTCTGGCACATACTCTGGTGCAAGGCTTTCACGGTTCTTGAAGAGCGTGGGCCTCCTCAACTCATCCTCAATTATCCTCCTTACATCCCGCTCCATGACCTATTCCTCAACGCCCGGTGGCTGCTTAAAAACACCTTCGAATAGCTTCACAATACCCTACACCAATATAGACTTTATCCCCTATGCTCTCTATGAAGAGGCATCGCGTTGACGCAGGATCATGGATTATCCCCCTTTCCTTCAACTCCTTCACTAACGATGTGAATACATCCCTGCTCACACCTCTAACCCCCCTCATCCTAACCCTCACTTTGACTCTTTCAGGTAGCTCTAGGCCGCTGAGGGAGCCCAGGGGATCCCTTAAGAGCCCTGTAAGCGGTACAACGCGTTGCACTGGAATAATGTTCTCCACGAAGCCGTACTCGCCGCTGAGGGCTCTGCCATAGATCCTTCCAGCATCGATGCAGCTGCGCACCTGGAGCACTCCCGGGAACCCTGTCTCCTCCACTATTACATTACTGTCTAGGCTGAACAAGAAGTCCCCGATCTCGCGGGCACACCATTCATCACTACCTGTTCTACATGTAACCAGTAGAACCACACTGCACTCCAAGATATCCCCCTCTTTCCCGATGCATCGGGGAGGAGTAATGCGGCGGCCGGGATTTGAACCCGGGATCTCCGGCTTGGGGGGCCGG
Coding sequences within it:
- a CDS encoding ORC1-type DNA replication protein; amino-acid sequence: MERDVRRIIEDELRRPTLFKNRESLAPEYVPDALPYRDEELRSLASYFRHLVTDPGSIAQRVLVTGGLGTGKTTLVRMFATGFTHVARERGVSLDYIHVNCYRSRTLFSIVHDAASQLGLTTPSRGFSPREIVDMILSFLEENDRYAIMVLDDFHYFASVVGRESVYFIARMHEAGDGSRRLNLVFISANTSTTGFFDPVTESYLDRHVVRLQPYSSSQLLGILRYRARLAFQDDAYDEEALEFIAEYEGVDKNGEGNARHALTTLLVAGDIAEREGARRLTVEHVRKAISRLSREIERVSDAIRYSPLHELLLLLSIVRLLRRRNVKGVEMGEVEEEYRLLCNTYGETPRRHTQLYEYVRNLRRLGIVDTTVKNVENRGRTTIISIPYGPLEELEKYLDALIWRKKDVEY
- a CDS encoding RNA-binding protein, whose protein sequence is MECSVVLLVTCRTGSDEWCAREIGDFLFSLDSNVIVEETGFPGVLQVRSCIDAGRIYGRALSGEYGFVENIIPVQRVVPLTGLLRDPLGSLSGLELPERVKVRVRMRGVRGVSRDVFTSLVKELKERGIIHDPASTRCLFIESIGDKVYIGVGYCEAIRRCF